A genomic stretch from Hydrogenimonas urashimensis includes:
- a CDS encoding sodium-dependent transporter, which yields MKIIYKRQTTMKVAQFSRIGFIMAAAGSAVGLGNIWKFPYMTGEYGGGAFVLVYLITITFVGFSVMVAEMLVGALGRLDTVGSFEKLAPPNQKGWKYAGFMGFNGLIIMTFYSVVIGWIFYYLFEIFSGLPIQTDQAKAAFDALVGEKAGIQIFWHTVAVIIVGYIVHKGIKGGIEKFNLILMPTLLLILFGMLAYAMTLDGFSKAWDFMFASDWSKINSEAIVRAVGHSFFTLSLGMGAIMTYAASLPKNASITKTAFIVTFMDTLIALVAGLVIYSFLFHEGAPAAQGPGLVFISLPVVLSNFGTLGTVLALLFFLALAFAGLTSAISLVEPVVQYLIDRFGWTRHKAVIFSSLLYWLVGIGALLSYTKAWGALFSIGGKPLFDILEYTTDSILLPLGGLLIAIFVGYILQKERVYAALEHEMGEKYFNVWRFSIRYIAPIALVFMMLNLMGILNI from the coding sequence ATGAAGATAATATACAAAAGGCAGACAACGATGAAAGTGGCACAGTTCAGTCGAATAGGATTCATCATGGCGGCTGCGGGTTCGGCGGTAGGCCTGGGCAATATCTGGAAATTCCCCTATATGACCGGAGAGTATGGGGGCGGGGCTTTCGTACTGGTCTATCTCATCACAATCACTTTTGTCGGCTTTTCTGTCATGGTAGCCGAAATGCTTGTTGGCGCCCTGGGCCGGCTCGATACGGTCGGAAGCTTCGAGAAGCTGGCACCGCCGAATCAAAAGGGGTGGAAATATGCCGGTTTCATGGGCTTCAACGGTCTTATTATCATGACATTTTATTCCGTCGTCATCGGCTGGATTTTCTACTATCTTTTCGAAATCTTTTCGGGACTTCCGATTCAGACGGATCAGGCAAAAGCGGCTTTTGACGCGCTGGTGGGCGAGAAAGCGGGAATCCAGATTTTCTGGCATACGGTCGCGGTTATCATCGTGGGATATATCGTCCACAAAGGGATCAAGGGCGGTATCGAAAAATTCAATCTGATTCTGATGCCAACCCTGTTGCTGATTCTTTTCGGGATGCTGGCATACGCCATGACACTCGACGGCTTTTCGAAGGCTTGGGATTTCATGTTCGCGTCCGACTGGAGCAAGATCAACTCCGAGGCGATCGTCCGGGCGGTGGGACACTCGTTTTTTACCCTCTCGCTCGGCATGGGGGCCATCATGACCTATGCCGCCTCTCTACCGAAAAACGCCAGTATTACCAAAACCGCCTTTATCGTCACATTTATGGATACGCTGATCGCCCTGGTGGCGGGGCTTGTCATCTACAGCTTCCTCTTCCACGAAGGCGCACCCGCTGCCCAGGGGCCCGGTCTGGTCTTCATCTCGCTGCCGGTGGTTCTCTCCAACTTCGGCACGCTGGGCACGGTGCTCGCACTGCTCTTTTTCCTCGCCCTCGCTTTTGCGGGACTGACATCGGCCATATCGCTTGTCGAACCGGTGGTTCAGTACCTCATCGACCGTTTCGGCTGGACACGCCACAAAGCGGTCATTTTCTCTTCTTTGCTCTATTGGCTGGTGGGTATCGGCGCGCTGCTGAGCTACACGAAAGCGTGGGGCGCACTCTTCTCCATCGGCGGAAAGCCGCTTTTTGACATACTCGAATATACGACCGACTCGATTCTGCTGCCGCTGGGCGGATTGCTTATCGCGATTTTTGTAGGATATATCCTGCAGAAGGAGCGCGTTTACGCCGCTCTCGAACACGAGATGGGAGAAAAATATTTCAATGTATGGCGTTTCAGCATACGCTACATCGCACCGATTGCGCTGGTTTTCATGATGCTGAATCTGATGGGAATTTTGAACATATAA
- a CDS encoding DNA cytosine methyltransferase, whose amino-acid sequence MKIEAIDLFCGVGGLTHGLKRAGIRVRLGVDVDRACEYAYVKNNEADFLVKSVDEVTGEELLERYGGGSTRLLAGCAPCQTFSTYNQKACPTDRRWWLLSEFGRLVEEVNPELVTMENVPGLKDRDVFDDFVEKLKKNGYRVWCDVVDASVYGLPQRRKRLVLLASRIGEIEMLSPEWLGTTTRTVRDAIAELPPLRHGEADPNDPLHRCSALSPLNEERIRHSKPGGTWRDWPPHLVAECHRKSSGKTYPGVYARMTWDEPAPTMTTQFYGYGNGRFGHPEQDRAISLREGAIFQGFPPDYEFVPPDAPIHMKTIGRMIGNAVPVTLAEAIGASLVEHVRRHTHGKNVA is encoded by the coding sequence GTGAAAATCGAAGCGATAGACCTGTTCTGTGGGGTGGGAGGATTGACCCACGGATTGAAGCGTGCTGGGATCCGCGTACGACTCGGGGTGGACGTGGACCGCGCTTGCGAGTATGCCTACGTGAAGAACAACGAGGCCGATTTTCTCGTGAAGTCCGTGGACGAGGTGACTGGAGAGGAACTGCTGGAACGTTATGGCGGGGGTTCGACACGTCTGTTGGCCGGTTGTGCACCTTGCCAGACTTTCTCGACGTACAACCAGAAGGCCTGTCCGACCGATCGTCGTTGGTGGTTGTTGTCGGAATTCGGACGACTCGTCGAAGAGGTGAATCCCGAACTGGTCACGATGGAGAACGTCCCGGGACTGAAGGATCGGGACGTGTTCGACGATTTCGTCGAGAAATTGAAGAAAAACGGTTATCGCGTCTGGTGCGACGTCGTGGACGCATCCGTGTACGGTTTGCCTCAGCGTCGAAAACGTCTCGTTCTTCTCGCTTCTAGAATCGGGGAGATCGAAATGCTCTCTCCCGAATGGCTCGGAACGACGACCAGAACCGTTCGTGACGCCATCGCGGAGCTCCCGCCTCTACGACATGGAGAAGCCGACCCGAACGATCCCCTGCATCGCTGCTCCGCTCTGTCCCCTCTCAACGAGGAACGCATCCGTCATTCGAAGCCCGGTGGTACCTGGCGCGATTGGCCCCCGCATCTCGTGGCCGAATGTCACAGAAAATCTTCCGGCAAGACCTATCCGGGAGTCTACGCTCGAATGACGTGGGACGAACCGGCACCCACGATGACCACTCAGTTCTACGGATACGGCAACGGCCGTTTCGGCCACCCGGAGCAGGATAGAGCCATCTCCCTGCGGGAAGGAGCGATATTCCAAGGATTTCCGCCCGATTACGAATTCGTTCCGCCCGATGCTCCCATCCATATGAAGACGATAGGCAGGATGATCGGGAACGCCGTTCCCGTGACGCTCGCCGAAGCGATCGGTGCGAGTCTCGTGGAACACGTTCGACGACATACACATGGAAAGAACGTGGCATGA
- a CDS encoding GNAT family N-acetyltransferase, with product MPLRRQGSSRKRHIAFFIEKLSPANIREAESLRDKTFPNPDNGEEQLLRASLEAVKYSNVLLRNDVETLSYRVAKDQSSFNVIGLTGLYTEIGDDPDNCWLGWFCVQERFRGFGIGKKLLDFSIEMAGKMGKKWLHVYTYDSNTFRPAINLYRKHGFEMYNESKAGGNRIYLKRKIDKGDFKRTNEIT from the coding sequence ATGCCATTGCGTCGACAAGGCTCCTCCCGAAAACGGCATATCGCTTTCTTCATAGAAAAGTTGTCTCCTGCAAATATCCGTGAAGCGGAATCTCTCAGGGACAAGACATTCCCCAATCCCGACAATGGGGAAGAACAACTGCTCAGGGCAAGCCTCGAGGCCGTAAAATATTCCAATGTTCTTCTTCGAAACGATGTAGAAACTTTGTCTTACCGGGTCGCAAAGGACCAAAGCAGCTTCAACGTAATCGGATTGACAGGTCTTTATACGGAGATCGGGGACGATCCTGACAACTGCTGGCTGGGGTGGTTTTGCGTGCAGGAAAGGTTCAGGGGTTTTGGCATCGGCAAAAAACTGCTCGATTTCTCCATCGAAATGGCAGGGAAAATGGGGAAAAAATGGTTGCATGTATATACATATGATTCAAACACATTTCGTCCCGCGATCAATCTGTACAGGAAACACGGTTTCGAAATGTATAATGAATCGAAAGCAGGCGGTAATAGAATATATTTGAAAAGAAAAATCGACAAAGGAGATTTCAAACGCACAAACGAAATAACATAG
- the drmD gene encoding DISARM system SNF2-like helicase DrmD, which translates to MRTPEDRLSIGRLPEPGQLVEVRRRRWIVSAIEGSAMANQHLVTLASIDEDSLGEELQVIWQIEPGARVLERASLPKLTGFDDTERLETFLDAVGWGAVTNADRNFLQAPFRSGIAIEDYQLDPLVRSIDMSRVTLLIADDVGLGKTIEAGLVVQELLVRHRARSVLVVCPASLQIKWKTEMWEKFGLEFRIVDTDYIRGLRRERGVTANPWTSFPRLIVSMDWIKTGEGLRTLRDVLPPHVTYPRRFDVLIVDEAHNVAPSGTGRYAIESLRTKAMRLLSPHFEHRLFLSATPHNGYTESFTSLLELLDDRRFARNVVPDGKTLEKVMVRRLKSDLVDAEGKPLYPRRILKALEIDYDEEELKAHETLRRYTLSRIARSEGTRWAFGETFVLKLLKKRLFSSPRAFATTLRKYADRVLKGVRERRKTVVDEKILHKAIAEAAEEYADEGRHEEALDEAVELASEATVPLDDEEKGMLQELLSWVSIAEGRADSKAEAILSWLENHLKDHGEWNDERVVLFTEYRATQNWLQEILVSHGYGGKRLAILHGGTPSDEREEIKAAFQTDPAISPVRILLATDAASEGIDLQNHCHYLVHVEIPWNPNVMEQRNGRIDRHGQKASEVVVWHPVGKDYERESASGGKFSSLAGDMEFLMRAAMKVNAIREDLGSVGSVVAKQIEEAMLGRRRELDTKRAEEKAEKARRILATERATKERIAKLHAKLVETRRDYHLSPEYVRRAVSLALELAGKPPLEPVSMEGYPEGSLYRVPPLSGSWSKALEGLHHPFTHELRPVTFDYEVAKGREDVVLVHLEHKLVQMSLRLLREELWSPEDVGKLHRADVRAVKGLEEIVAILRSRLVVTGGDFATLHEEIVLSGGYLRENAHARIRTLGTMEEWLDVAVPISPDPVLADILKRRYDRHGEAILRAAEARSKERLEHLHNALDRRRDGEIRDVTKIFDELEETIRRELEEMKKPTQLLFDFAEEERAQFVKDERALERRLKRIPEEKKKEIETIERRYADRRHRTFPVAVTFLVPAEIYEGGGR; encoded by the coding sequence ATGAGGACACCCGAGGATCGTCTATCGATCGGGAGGCTTCCCGAACCCGGTCAATTGGTGGAAGTACGTAGACGGCGATGGATCGTATCCGCGATCGAGGGTTCGGCGATGGCGAACCAGCATCTGGTCACACTCGCTTCCATCGACGAAGACTCCCTCGGAGAGGAGCTACAGGTGATCTGGCAGATCGAACCGGGCGCACGCGTTCTCGAAAGGGCGAGTCTTCCGAAACTCACGGGTTTCGACGATACCGAAAGACTGGAAACTTTCCTCGACGCGGTCGGATGGGGTGCCGTCACCAACGCCGATCGAAACTTTCTCCAGGCTCCCTTCAGGAGTGGTATCGCCATCGAGGACTACCAACTCGATCCACTGGTGCGCTCCATCGACATGTCCCGTGTCACTCTTCTGATCGCGGACGATGTCGGACTGGGAAAGACCATCGAAGCCGGACTCGTCGTGCAGGAACTTCTCGTGCGTCACCGTGCACGTAGCGTACTGGTGGTCTGTCCGGCGTCCCTTCAGATAAAGTGGAAGACGGAGATGTGGGAGAAATTCGGCCTCGAATTCCGGATCGTCGATACCGACTATATCCGCGGGCTCAGAAGGGAAAGAGGCGTCACCGCCAACCCCTGGACCTCCTTTCCGCGCCTGATCGTCTCCATGGACTGGATCAAGACCGGCGAAGGTCTTCGCACCCTCCGTGACGTACTACCTCCTCACGTCACCTACCCCAGACGCTTCGACGTGTTGATCGTCGACGAAGCTCACAACGTCGCTCCCTCCGGTACGGGAAGATACGCCATCGAAAGTCTGCGTACGAAGGCGATGCGTCTGCTCTCGCCTCACTTCGAGCATCGACTCTTCCTCAGTGCGACGCCGCACAACGGTTACACCGAATCCTTCACCTCCCTTCTGGAACTGCTCGACGATCGCCGCTTCGCGCGCAACGTCGTTCCCGATGGAAAAACCCTCGAAAAGGTGATGGTACGCCGTCTCAAGAGCGATCTCGTCGACGCCGAAGGTAAGCCTCTCTATCCCCGGCGTATCCTGAAAGCGCTCGAAATAGACTACGACGAGGAGGAATTGAAAGCGCACGAAACGTTGCGACGCTACACCCTTTCACGTATCGCACGCTCCGAGGGAACGCGTTGGGCCTTCGGCGAAACTTTCGTGCTCAAACTTCTCAAGAAACGTCTCTTCTCCTCACCACGGGCCTTCGCGACGACCCTTCGAAAATACGCGGATCGGGTCCTGAAGGGCGTGAGAGAGAGACGAAAGACGGTGGTCGACGAGAAGATCCTCCACAAGGCGATCGCCGAAGCCGCGGAGGAATACGCCGACGAAGGACGTCACGAAGAGGCGCTCGACGAAGCGGTGGAGCTGGCGAGCGAAGCGACCGTGCCTCTCGACGACGAAGAGAAGGGAATGTTGCAAGAGCTCCTCTCCTGGGTTTCCATCGCCGAGGGTCGTGCCGATTCCAAAGCCGAAGCGATTCTATCCTGGCTCGAAAACCATCTGAAGGATCATGGCGAATGGAACGACGAGCGGGTCGTTCTCTTCACCGAATACCGCGCCACTCAGAACTGGTTGCAGGAGATCCTCGTTTCCCACGGATACGGTGGAAAGCGCCTCGCCATCCTGCACGGTGGTACGCCCAGCGACGAGCGCGAGGAGATCAAAGCTGCCTTCCAGACCGATCCGGCCATCTCTCCGGTAAGGATTCTTCTCGCCACCGACGCCGCTTCCGAAGGCATCGACCTGCAGAACCACTGCCACTACCTCGTTCACGTGGAAATTCCTTGGAACCCCAACGTCATGGAACAGCGCAACGGCCGTATAGACCGGCATGGACAGAAGGCTTCCGAAGTCGTCGTCTGGCATCCCGTCGGCAAGGATTACGAACGAGAGAGCGCTTCGGGCGGGAAATTCTCCTCGCTCGCCGGCGACATGGAATTCCTGATGCGAGCCGCCATGAAGGTGAACGCGATTCGGGAGGATCTCGGTAGCGTCGGCTCCGTGGTGGCGAAACAGATCGAAGAGGCGATGCTCGGTCGCCGTCGCGAACTCGACACGAAACGGGCGGAAGAGAAGGCCGAGAAGGCCAGACGGATACTCGCCACCGAACGGGCGACGAAGGAACGTATCGCGAAGCTCCACGCGAAACTCGTGGAGACGAGAAGAGACTACCACCTCTCGCCGGAGTACGTGCGTCGCGCCGTCTCTCTCGCTCTCGAACTGGCGGGAAAACCCCCTTTGGAGCCGGTCTCCATGGAAGGATATCCGGAGGGAAGCCTCTATCGTGTTCCACCACTGTCCGGTTCGTGGTCCAAGGCCTTGGAAGGACTGCACCATCCTTTCACCCACGAACTCCGCCCCGTCACGTTCGACTACGAGGTCGCCAAAGGACGTGAAGACGTGGTGCTCGTCCATCTCGAGCACAAGCTCGTCCAGATGTCGTTGCGCCTGTTGCGCGAGGAGCTCTGGAGTCCCGAAGACGTGGGGAAGCTCCACAGAGCCGATGTCCGCGCCGTGAAAGGGCTTGAGGAGATCGTCGCCATCCTGCGTTCGCGCCTCGTGGTGACGGGAGGGGATTTCGCGACTCTCCACGAAGAGATCGTTCTCTCCGGCGGGTATCTGCGAGAGAACGCCCACGCCCGTATACGGACGTTGGGAACCATGGAAGAATGGTTGGACGTCGCCGTACCGATCTCGCCCGACCCCGTACTCGCCGATATTCTGAAGAGAAGATACGACCGCCACGGCGAGGCCATCCTGCGTGCCGCCGAAGCGCGCTCCAAGGAGCGCCTGGAACATCTTCACAACGCCCTCGATCGCCGCAGGGACGGAGAAATTCGAGACGTGACGAAAATCTTCGACGAACTCGAGGAGACGATACGCCGTGAACTGGAGGAGATGAAGAAACCGACACAGCTGCTCTTCGACTTCGCCGAAGAGGAGCGGGCACAGTTCGTCAAGGACGAGCGGGCTCTCGAAAGACGTCTGAAACGCATCCCTGAAGAGAAGAAGAAGGAGATCGAAACGATCGAAAGAAGATACGCCGACCGGCGCCACCGCACCTTCCCCGTCGCCGTGACGTTCCTGGTTCCCGCCGAAATCTACGAAGGGGGTGGGCGATGA
- a CDS encoding thiazole synthase has translation MSDILKIGRYEFTSRLIVGSGKYPDFQTTRDATLASGAEMITVAVRRVNITNPDEENLMDYFKDTNVKFLPNSAGCTTAEEAITLFRLTREATGIDLIKLEVIGDTQKTLYPDVVETIEACEVLAKDGFTVMAYTNDDPIIAKRLEDAGAAAVMPLAAPIGSGLGVQNRYNVVFVREAVSVPVVVDAGIGQASDAAAAMELGADAVLTNTAIAQAKEPIIMAEAMKHAVIAGRMSYLAGRIPKRPYATASSPTEGMIQF, from the coding sequence ATGAGCGATATTTTAAAAATCGGCAGGTACGAATTCACCAGCCGTTTGATTGTTGGAAGCGGTAAATATCCCGATTTTCAGACAACAAGGGATGCAACGCTCGCAAGCGGTGCCGAGATGATCACGGTGGCGGTACGGCGTGTCAACATCACCAATCCTGACGAAGAGAACCTGATGGATTACTTCAAAGACACCAATGTCAAATTTCTCCCCAACAGCGCCGGCTGTACAACGGCGGAAGAAGCCATCACCCTTTTCAGGCTCACTCGTGAGGCGACAGGGATCGATTTGATCAAACTCGAAGTGATCGGCGATACTCAAAAAACACTCTATCCCGATGTTGTCGAAACCATCGAAGCGTGCGAGGTACTGGCCAAAGACGGGTTCACCGTCATGGCCTATACCAACGATGATCCGATCATCGCGAAACGTCTCGAAGATGCGGGGGCCGCAGCCGTCATGCCGCTCGCCGCACCGATCGGAAGCGGACTCGGCGTGCAAAATCGGTATAATGTGGTATTCGTACGCGAAGCGGTCAGTGTGCCGGTGGTCGTCGATGCGGGAATCGGCCAGGCAAGCGATGCGGCTGCCGCCATGGAACTCGGTGCCGATGCGGTACTGACCAATACCGCCATCGCTCAGGCGAAAGAGCCGATCATCATGGCGGAAGCCATGAAACATGCCGTTATAGCAGGCCGCATGAGTTATCTGGCGGGACGTATTCCCAAGCGCCCCTATGCGACGGCGTCGAGCCCGACAGAAGGAATGATCCAGTTCTGA
- a CDS encoding group I intron-associated PD-(D/E)XK endonuclease — protein sequence MHHTKTKGDLGVLKAQVDLFEQGYMILLPQTEHAPFDLCIYKEGQFKRVQVKYRAVDSRGSVTIHFRSSWADRHGIHENSVNKEEIDIYCIYVPQMDRCYYFDPKRFNRSVTLRVEAPRNNQKAGVKLLEDYRRVP from the coding sequence ATGCACCATACCAAAACCAAAGGCGACTTAGGTGTTTTGAAGGCTCAAGTCGACCTGTTTGAGCAGGGTTATATGATCCTGCTGCCCCAAACGGAACATGCCCCATTCGATCTTTGTATATACAAAGAGGGTCAATTCAAGAGGGTACAGGTCAAATATAGAGCTGTTGACAGCAGAGGATCGGTTACCATACATTTCCGTTCTTCATGGGCGGACAGGCATGGTATTCATGAGAATTCGGTCAATAAAGAAGAGATAGATATTTATTGTATCTATGTGCCTCAGATGGATCGATGTTACTATTTTGATCCAAAGCGATTCAACAGATCTGTCACCTTGAGGGTAGAAGCACCGAGAAATAATCAGAAAGCGGGAGTAAAACTGCTTGAAGATTATCGCAGAGTTCCGTAG